The Actinomyces sp. Marseille-P3109 DNA window GTCGCCGTAGGTCGACGGGTTGAGAAGCTCGCCTCACTGGCGGCTGATTTCAGTACCGAGCAGGTCGCCGTCATAGCCGAAGACCTAACTCGACCGTCAGCCGCAAACAAAGTGGTGACAGCCGCAGTCGAGAGGTTCGGGAGGGTTGACGGAGTTGTCAACAACGCTGGGCGTGCCCGATTCGCTCCTCTTGAGAACGTGACGTACGACGACTTCGCCACGATGTTCGCCATCAACGTGTGGGCCCCTGCCACCCTCATTCGGGTTGCATTACCACATTTGCGCGAACACCATGGCGCAGTCGTCAACGTCTCTTCCGTCGGAGGTACCCTTCCAATGCCAGGCCGATCGCTGTATGGTGCGAGTAAGGCGGCGCTCAACAGTCTCACCCGGTCGTTATCA harbors:
- a CDS encoding SDR family NAD(P)-dependent oxidoreductase, with product MKKDSGFRTDGLAGQAIIVTGAGTGIGRGIAASLLREGANIVAVGRRVEKLASLAADFSTEQVAVIAEDLTRPSAANKVVTAAVERFGRVDGVVNNAGRARFAPLENVTYDDFATMFAINVWAPATLIRVALPHLREHHGAVVNVSSVGGTLPMPGRSLYGASKAALNSLTRSLSRELAPAVRVNAVLPGPVRTPMWSDMGLDGLAAERLRTDLLAATPMGRIGKPEDIAEMVSLLLDPSRSGWITGAIIPVDGGRTS